The following coding sequences are from one Paenibacillus stellifer window:
- a CDS encoding ClpP family protease has product MKDDQAIETVYVNETPDPATQPPDEGMQSNGTVGMMKEFGQTAVPTVEPEIYCITIIGQIEGHIIMPPHNKTTKYEHIIPQLVAAEQSKTVKGILIILNTVGGDVEAGLAIAEMIASLSKPTVTVVVGGGHSIGVPIAVSSSYSIIAESATMTIHPIRMNGLVIGVPQTFEYMEKMQERVVRFVTSHSRISPEQFKDLMFKTGELNRDIGTAVGGTDAVSFGLMDEVGGIGTAMSKLNELIAFKASPAEAGGLTQ; this is encoded by the coding sequence ATGAAAGATGATCAAGCAATTGAGACGGTATATGTGAACGAGACGCCCGATCCGGCTACTCAGCCACCCGACGAAGGGATGCAGTCGAATGGAACGGTCGGGATGATGAAGGAATTCGGACAGACGGCTGTTCCAACCGTCGAGCCGGAAATTTACTGCATCACTATAATCGGCCAGATTGAGGGGCATATTATTATGCCGCCGCATAACAAAACGACGAAATATGAGCATATTATCCCGCAGCTTGTTGCTGCCGAGCAGAGCAAGACTGTCAAGGGAATCCTCATCATCCTGAACACCGTCGGCGGAGACGTCGAGGCGGGGCTGGCAATTGCTGAAATGATCGCCTCGTTATCGAAGCCTACGGTAACTGTAGTGGTCGGCGGAGGGCATAGCATCGGCGTTCCTATCGCCGTCTCCTCGAGCTACTCCATCATAGCAGAGAGTGCGACCATGACCATTCATCCGATCCGGATGAACGGGCTGGTCATTGGGGTTCCTCAGACCTTCGAATATATGGAGAAGATGCAGGAACGGGTTGTGCGTTTCGTCACTTCCCACTCCCGGATTTCGCCAGAGCAGTTCAAGGATTTAATGTTCAAGACGGGCGAGCTAAACCGCGATATCGGAACGGCTGTTGGCGGTACGGATGCGGTGTCGTTCGGCTTGATGGATGAAGTCGGAGGGATAGGAACCGCAATGTCGAAATTGAACGAGCTCATTGCCTTCAAGGCCTCCCCGGCCGAAGCGGGAGGACTGACGCAATGA
- a CDS encoding ribonuclease J gives MSKKNNNDKLMIFALGGVGEIGKNMYVVQYGNDIVVVDSGLKFPEEDMLGIDIVIPDISYLTENRDKVRGIVLTHGHEDHIGGLPYVLKHLNVPVYGTKLTLGLVENKLKEANLLGETKRILIHEDSEVKLGSTLVVTFFRTNHSIPDSVGVCIETPEGNVVHTGDFKFDHTPVNGQFANLHRMAEIGQRGVLALMSDSTNAEKPGFTPSEKNVGVVLEDIFRKAEQRVVVATFASNVHRIQQVVNAAEQTGRKITVIGRSMVNVVSIASELGYLHMPDGMLIEPEEMNRMAANRVVVLCTGSQGEPMSALTRMARSSHRKVDILPGDTVIIAATPVPGNEKYIGRTIDELFRLGADVIYSGSNSGVHVSGHGSQEELKLMLNLMKPKFFIPIHGEYRMQRRHALLAQSVGVDPDNIFITELGEVVEIQGGSARKAGKVTSGNVLIDGLGVGDVGNIVLRDRKLLSQDGILVVVVTLSKQNGAIVSGPDIISRGFVYVRESEGLLDEANRIVSSTLQRLMSEKVNEWASLKTSVKDSLGRFLYEQTRRRPMILPIIMEV, from the coding sequence TTGTCCAAAAAAAACAACAACGATAAACTGATGATCTTCGCATTGGGCGGAGTCGGTGAGATCGGAAAAAACATGTACGTAGTCCAATACGGTAACGACATTGTCGTCGTGGATTCGGGATTGAAGTTCCCAGAAGAGGATATGCTCGGCATTGATATCGTTATTCCGGATATTTCCTATTTGACGGAGAACCGCGACAAGGTAAGAGGCATTGTGCTGACACATGGTCACGAAGACCATATCGGAGGCCTGCCTTATGTGCTTAAGCATCTGAACGTTCCGGTATACGGAACGAAGCTCACGCTTGGACTTGTAGAGAATAAGCTTAAGGAAGCCAATCTGCTTGGTGAGACCAAGCGCATTCTGATTCACGAGGATTCGGAAGTCAAGCTCGGAAGCACGCTCGTCGTAACGTTCTTCCGCACGAATCACAGTATTCCGGATTCCGTCGGCGTATGCATCGAGACTCCGGAAGGCAACGTTGTCCATACGGGTGACTTCAAATTCGACCATACCCCAGTCAATGGTCAATTTGCGAACCTGCACCGCATGGCCGAAATCGGACAACGCGGCGTACTGGCACTGATGTCTGACAGTACGAACGCGGAGAAGCCGGGCTTCACGCCTTCGGAGAAGAATGTTGGCGTCGTGCTGGAGGATATTTTCCGCAAAGCCGAGCAACGTGTAGTCGTGGCGACCTTCGCCTCCAACGTTCACCGCATTCAGCAGGTCGTCAATGCTGCGGAGCAGACGGGACGCAAGATTACCGTTATCGGCCGCAGCATGGTCAACGTCGTGTCCATCGCTTCCGAGCTCGGTTATCTGCATATGCCGGATGGCATGCTGATTGAGCCTGAAGAGATGAACCGGATGGCGGCCAACCGCGTCGTCGTTCTCTGCACAGGCAGCCAGGGAGAGCCGATGTCAGCGCTGACACGGATGGCTCGCTCCAGCCATCGCAAGGTGGATATTCTGCCTGGCGATACGGTTATCATCGCGGCTACCCCGGTACCGGGTAACGAGAAATATATTGGCCGCACGATTGACGAGCTATTCCGTCTTGGAGCCGACGTTATCTACAGCGGTTCGAACTCCGGTGTGCACGTATCAGGTCACGGCAGTCAGGAAGAGCTTAAACTGATGCTCAATCTGATGAAACCGAAGTTCTTCATTCCGATTCACGGTGAATACCGCATGCAGCGCAGACATGCGCTTCTGGCGCAATCCGTCGGCGTCGATCCGGACAATATCTTTATCACCGAGCTTGGTGAAGTTGTGGAAATTCAGGGAGGATCGGCTCGCAAAGCCGGCAAGGTAACTTCCGGCAATGTGCTGATCGACGGACTTGGCGTCGGCGATGTCGGCAATATCGTGCTTCGCGACCGCAAACTGCTGTCGCAAGATGGTATCCTGGTCGTCGTAGTAACGCTGAGCAAGCAAAACGGAGCAATCGTCTCCGGTCCCGACATCATTTCCCGCGGATTTGTGTATGTCCGCGAATCGGAGGGGCTGCTTGACGAAGCGAACCGCATCGTATCCAGCACCCTTCAGCGCCTCATGAGCGAGAAGGTGAATGAGTGGGCATCGCTCAAGACGAGCGTCAAGGATTCGCTTGGCCGCTTCCTGTATGAGCAGACCCGCCGGAGACCGATGATTCTGCCAATTATCATGGAAGTGTAA
- a CDS encoding YlzJ-like family protein: MILYSVLSAEQVWEGAIQAPPSSREVVVQGILMQVEPLDEGRGRVIRLLNCPLNRYLDSGLAPGAIIDLRQ, translated from the coding sequence ATGATACTATACTCCGTTCTCTCGGCTGAGCAGGTCTGGGAAGGAGCGATTCAAGCGCCGCCATCTTCCCGCGAAGTCGTCGTACAGGGAATTCTGATGCAGGTCGAACCGCTTGATGAAGGCAGGGGGAGAGTAATCCGGCTGCTGAATTGTCCGCTGAACCGCTATCTGGATTCCGGGCTTGCACCAGGGGCCATTATCGACCTCCGGCAGTGA
- the sleB gene encoding spore cortex-lytic enzyme: MKNQKLWIIAVLALVVASAPLVEHFSAPKSTVRSEQRQDASSAAEATDDSAMPVFGTTPLKYGASGQDVYELQGRLKYLGYYDGKIDSSFGSSTLKSVKWFQWKFGMVADGVVGAKTKLRLYNATKAWRPTEPSEGTATAGKNKESNKTNTAAAELSSGNSMGLSENDLKIMANAVYGESRGEPFEGQVAVAAVILNRVKSPSFPNTPSGVIFQPGAFTAVADGQIYLEPNETARKAVQQALNGWDPSGGCLYYFNPKTATSKWIWSRPQVKTIGQHIFCM; encoded by the coding sequence ATGAAGAATCAAAAGCTATGGATAATCGCCGTTCTTGCCCTGGTTGTGGCATCGGCGCCGCTGGTGGAACACTTCTCGGCCCCTAAGAGCACCGTTCGTTCAGAGCAGAGGCAGGATGCTTCTTCAGCGGCGGAAGCCACTGATGATTCGGCCATGCCTGTATTCGGAACGACGCCGCTTAAATACGGCGCATCCGGGCAGGATGTATATGAGCTGCAGGGCCGCCTCAAGTATTTGGGTTACTATGACGGCAAAATCGACAGCAGCTTCGGCAGCTCCACGCTGAAATCGGTGAAATGGTTTCAGTGGAAATTCGGGATGGTCGCCGATGGTGTCGTCGGTGCCAAGACGAAGCTGAGATTGTACAATGCCACCAAGGCGTGGCGTCCAACCGAACCTTCTGAGGGAACGGCTACAGCCGGTAAAAATAAGGAGTCCAACAAAACAAATACCGCTGCGGCCGAGCTGTCGTCCGGCAATTCCATGGGACTGTCCGAGAACGATTTAAAGATCATGGCTAATGCTGTGTATGGAGAATCCCGAGGCGAGCCCTTTGAAGGCCAGGTGGCGGTAGCTGCGGTCATTTTGAATCGGGTGAAGTCGCCGAGCTTCCCGAATACGCCGTCGGGGGTAATCTTCCAGCCTGGCGCATTCACAGCAGTAGCGGACGGGCAGATTTATCTGGAACCCAATGAGACTGCCCGGAAGGCCGTGCAGCAGGCTCTGAACGGCTGGGATCCTTCTGGCGGCTGCCTGTATTATTTCAATCCCAAAACCGCAACATCAAAATGGATTTGGTCCCGGCCGCAGGTGAAAACGATCGGCCAGCACATTTTCTGCATGTAA
- the dapA gene encoding 4-hydroxy-tetrahydrodipicolinate synthase: MDFGRLITAMVTPFDKEGEIDWQATAALVDYLIEEQKSEALVVCGTTGESPTLSDKEKLQMFSFVLDKAAGRCKVIAGTGSNSTKHSIELTKEAEAIGVDGALLVVPYYNKPNQEGLYRHFSAIAGETKLPLILYNVPSRTGICMSAETTLRLSRIPNIVATKECASVDHVALIAADCQPDFHVYSGDDSAGLPMMAVGGHGIISVASHIEGRRMSEMINSFLEGNVQEAGRLHRALFPVFKGLFECPHPLPNPSAVKYALELKGVSVGSVRLPLISPNESEAEFIKKLVL, translated from the coding sequence GTGGATTTTGGAAGACTTATTACAGCAATGGTCACTCCTTTCGACAAGGAGGGGGAAATCGACTGGCAGGCAACAGCCGCTCTCGTCGATTACCTGATAGAAGAGCAGAAGTCGGAGGCGCTCGTTGTCTGCGGAACAACCGGCGAGTCACCTACGCTGAGCGATAAAGAGAAGCTGCAGATGTTTTCCTTTGTCCTGGACAAAGCGGCTGGGCGCTGCAAGGTGATCGCAGGCACCGGTTCCAACAGCACCAAGCATTCGATCGAACTTACGAAGGAAGCGGAAGCCATCGGCGTTGACGGCGCTCTGCTGGTCGTTCCCTATTACAACAAGCCGAACCAGGAAGGTCTGTACCGCCATTTCTCGGCGATTGCCGGCGAGACGAAGCTTCCGCTCATTCTCTACAACGTTCCTAGCCGGACGGGCATCTGCATGAGTGCGGAGACGACGCTGCGCCTGTCGCGCATTCCGAACATTGTAGCGACCAAGGAGTGCGCATCGGTCGATCATGTTGCCTTAATCGCCGCTGATTGCCAACCGGACTTCCATGTCTACTCGGGCGACGATTCAGCGGGGCTGCCGATGATGGCGGTCGGGGGACACGGCATTATCAGTGTAGCCAGCCATATCGAAGGCAGACGCATGTCTGAAATGATCAATTCCTTTTTGGAGGGCAATGTTCAGGAAGCGGGCCGGCTGCACAGAGCGCTGTTTCCGGTCTTCAAGGGGCTGTTCGAGTGTCCGCATCCGCTGCCGAATCCTTCGGCGGTCAAGTATGCGCTGGAGCTTAAAGGCGTCAGCGTAGGCTCCGTCCGTCTGCCTCTGATCTCCCCGAATGAGTCGGAGGCCGAATTTATCAAGAAGCTTGTCCTTTGA
- a CDS encoding FtsK/SpoIIIE family DNA translocase, which translates to MAKRKKRKKKKALLGSVLKYEIYGILLITFSVIALSGEAAVGRSLSNLAGYLLGRFYFVLPLVGIYYGLSVMIFRKWPTNWSSRYTGVFLLVLSLCLMSTISTMEQKLGPVSMLHPGNVISQTQKDLAAALKPGAESDSVYMLGKDIGGGYAGGLTFALLLMLFGTLGAKLIMIVMLAISFMLVTNLSYIELFGLLRVRLVKLAKELKKRAANRPKAVPIASRTSGGRGKAQHVEAEEDEEDEEEQETSLPSRKAPQFFERLMQRKPARERVESNPELEEEPALPAEAMPIMSGFTASSNDNFDDFEDFHPEEEDLEEVTPIIRDFFQHIRSEGLSEEEREEWGEFSPAARSSMRTGDLELDTGQTPNDFGDPELSQAEPDALAAEVGSVTDAVSTGSAEPISGAEEPKPVPKPKPYKLPHFRLLSKPNNGGKGSDQNDYMQTARKLEATLESFGVRAKVLEVVRGPAVTRYEIQPDIGVKVSRIVNLTDDIALALAAKDIRMEAPIPGKSAIGIEVPNPEVSLVTMREVMETPIFQEAESKLTIAFGRDISGQTIIGNLARMPHLLVAGATGSGKSVCINGIITSILYKAKPEEVKFLMVDPKMVELNVYNGIPHLMAPVVTDPKRASLALKKIVVEMEKRYELFSKSGTRNVEGYNQLMKDNPAAVLPYIVVIVDELADLMMVAAGDVEDAICRLAQMARAAGIHLIIATQRPSVDVITGVIKANIPSRIAFGVSSQVDSRTILDMAGAEKLLGRGDMLFMPMGSSKPIRVQGAFMSDAEVEAIVHYVSSQGEAEYDESIVPEIDEMSSEAEEPQDELYDQAVQIVLEAKQASVSLLQRRMRVGYTRAARLIDSMEARGVIGPYEGSKPREVLISLEQYQQNRISS; encoded by the coding sequence GTGGCAAAACGGAAAAAACGCAAAAAAAAGAAGGCGCTGCTCGGCAGCGTCTTAAAATACGAAATTTACGGCATTCTGCTTATTACATTCTCGGTGATTGCTCTGTCCGGCGAGGCAGCCGTGGGCAGGTCTCTTTCTAACCTGGCTGGCTACCTGCTTGGCAGATTTTACTTCGTGCTTCCCTTGGTGGGCATCTATTATGGATTGTCAGTCATGATCTTCCGCAAATGGCCCACCAACTGGTCGAGCCGCTATACTGGAGTCTTTCTCCTGGTCCTTTCGCTCTGTCTTATGAGTACCATCTCGACGATGGAACAGAAGCTTGGACCCGTTTCAATGCTGCATCCCGGCAATGTCATTTCACAGACGCAGAAGGATTTGGCCGCTGCTCTGAAACCCGGCGCTGAAAGCGATAGCGTCTACATGCTCGGTAAAGATATCGGAGGCGGTTACGCGGGCGGGCTGACATTCGCTCTGCTGCTAATGCTGTTCGGGACGCTTGGCGCGAAGCTGATCATGATCGTGATGCTGGCGATCAGCTTCATGCTGGTGACGAACCTTTCCTATATCGAGCTGTTCGGTCTTCTGCGCGTCAGGCTGGTGAAGCTGGCCAAGGAGCTGAAGAAGAGAGCGGCCAATCGGCCGAAGGCCGTTCCCATAGCAAGCCGTACATCCGGCGGCAGAGGGAAGGCGCAGCATGTGGAGGCTGAAGAGGATGAGGAAGACGAGGAGGAACAGGAGACGTCGCTGCCAAGCCGCAAGGCTCCTCAATTCTTCGAGCGGCTGATGCAGCGCAAGCCAGCCCGGGAACGTGTAGAATCTAACCCGGAATTGGAGGAAGAGCCTGCGCTTCCGGCTGAAGCCATGCCGATTATGTCGGGATTCACGGCATCTTCGAATGACAACTTTGATGACTTCGAAGATTTTCATCCGGAGGAAGAGGATCTGGAAGAGGTTACGCCGATTATCCGCGATTTCTTCCAGCATATCCGCTCGGAGGGGCTGAGCGAAGAAGAGCGGGAGGAATGGGGCGAGTTCTCGCCTGCGGCCCGCAGCAGCATGCGTACTGGAGATCTGGAGCTGGACACTGGACAGACGCCGAATGATTTCGGCGATCCCGAACTGTCACAAGCGGAGCCTGATGCATTGGCAGCGGAAGTGGGCAGTGTGACGGACGCAGTGTCGACCGGATCTGCCGAGCCGATATCCGGGGCGGAAGAGCCCAAACCGGTGCCGAAGCCAAAGCCGTACAAGCTTCCGCATTTCCGTCTGTTGTCCAAGCCTAACAACGGCGGAAAGGGCAGCGATCAGAATGACTATATGCAGACGGCCCGCAAGCTCGAGGCGACGCTCGAGAGCTTCGGCGTACGCGCCAAGGTTCTTGAGGTCGTACGCGGACCAGCGGTTACCCGCTACGAAATCCAGCCGGATATCGGGGTCAAGGTTAGCCGGATCGTTAATTTGACGGATGACATTGCGTTGGCGCTGGCGGCAAAGGACATCCGGATGGAAGCGCCTATCCCGGGCAAATCCGCGATCGGCATCGAGGTGCCTAATCCGGAGGTATCGTTGGTTACCATGAGAGAAGTGATGGAGACCCCAATTTTCCAGGAGGCAGAATCCAAGCTGACAATCGCCTTCGGACGCGATATTTCGGGCCAGACCATTATCGGCAATCTGGCACGGATGCCCCATCTTCTTGTTGCCGGCGCTACGGGTTCCGGCAAGTCGGTCTGCATCAACGGCATCATCACGAGCATCTTGTACAAGGCGAAGCCGGAAGAAGTCAAATTTCTGATGGTCGACCCCAAGATGGTCGAGCTGAATGTATATAACGGCATTCCACATCTCATGGCTCCTGTGGTTACCGATCCGAAACGCGCCAGCCTGGCCCTTAAGAAGATCGTGGTCGAGATGGAGAAGCGGTACGAGCTGTTCTCCAAATCGGGAACGCGCAATGTGGAAGGCTATAATCAGCTGATGAAGGATAATCCCGCCGCCGTCCTGCCCTACATCGTCGTTATCGTTGACGAGTTGGCCGATTTGATGATGGTCGCCGCGGGCGATGTCGAGGATGCCATATGCCGGCTTGCCCAGATGGCGCGCGCGGCCGGCATTCACCTGATTATCGCTACCCAACGACCGTCCGTAGACGTTATTACCGGCGTTATCAAGGCAAATATCCCGTCCCGTATCGCTTTCGGTGTGTCTTCACAGGTGGACTCCCGGACGATTCTCGATATGGCGGGTGCGGAGAAGCTGCTCGGACGCGGAGATATGCTCTTTATGCCGATGGGTTCCTCCAAGCCGATTCGCGTTCAGGGCGCTTTCATGAGTGATGCGGAAGTGGAAGCGATCGTTCATTATGTCAGCAGCCAGGGCGAAGCGGAATACGATGAGTCGATCGTACCTGAGATTGACGAGATGTCTTCGGAAGCCGAAGAGCCGCAGGACGAACTGTATGATCAAGCAGTTCAGATCGTGCTTGAGGCGAAGCAGGCATCGGTCTCCCTGCTGCAGCGCCGGATGCGCGTTGGATATACCAGAGCTGCGAGGCTGATCGATTCCATGGAGGCACGGGGCGTAATTGGGCCATATGAGGGAAGCAAGCCGCGCGAGGTGCTGATATCGCTTGAGCAATATCAGCAGAACCGGATTAGCTCCTGA